The genomic segment TGCCACTGTGTGGCCTTTAGAGTTAAACACAATGCCAGGTTGGGCAGGAAGTTCTTGGTATTTTAATAGATATATGGATTCGCAAAATTCAGCCGAGTTTGCAAGCAAAGAAGCATTGGATTACTGGAAAGAAGTAGATTTATATATTGGAGGTTCAGAACATGCAACAGGGCATTTATTATATGCTCGTTTTTGGCAAAAATTCTTATTCGATAAAGGTCTTGTTCCTGTAGATGAATTTGCTAAAAAGTTGATTAATCAGGGAATGATTTTAGGAACTTCCGCATTTGTTTACAAAGCAATTTCTTTTGTAAAGAATGGTTGTAATATCGATACATCGAATGACGATGTTATAGAGAAAATTCCAACAATATTTGTCTCTAAAAATTTATTTTCTAATGATGATGAATTCGAAACTGTAGTAAAAAACTACTTGTTAGATAACAAATTACTAGATCCAAATTTTGCAGATTTAGTAATGATTACGAAAACACCATTACATGCAGATGTTTCTTTGGTAAATAATTCTGATGAATTAGATGTAGATGGTTTTAAAAACCATCCTTTAAATAAAGAATATAAAAATGCCGTTTTTATAGGAGAGAGTGGTAAAGCCCTTTCTCTTGGAGAAGGTTTAGGAGAAGATTCTTATAAAGTAGGTAGAGAAGTAGAAAAAATGTCTAAATCGAAATACAATGTTGTAAATCCTGATGATATTGTAAGAGAATATGGAGCAGATGCATTGCGTTTGTTCGAAATGTTTTTAGGTCCTTTAGAACAAGCAAAACCTTGGAAAACTTCTGGTATTTCTGGTGTCTATTCTTTCTTAAAGAAATTATGGAAACTATATATTGCTGAAGATGGCATAATTGTATCCGAAGAAAAAGCAACCAAAGACGAACTGAAGGTTTTACATAAAACCATTAAAAAAGTACAAGAAGATATCGAGAATTTCTCTTTTAATACCTCTGTTTCTACGTTTATGATTGCTGTAAACGATTTAACCGCTTTAAAATGTAATAAGAAAGAAATTTTAGAACCATTATTAATTTTATTATCACCTTACGCACCACATATTTCTGAAGAATTATGGAGTAAATTAGGAAATAAAGAAAGTATTTCAACAGCTCCTTTTCCAATTTTTAACGAAAAGCACTTAATAGAAAGTTCTAAAAATTACCCAATTTCTTTCAACGGAAAAATGCGTTTTACATTAGAGCTTCCTTTAGATTTATCAAAAGTAGAAATAGAAAAAGCAGTATTAGAGAACGAAAAAACAATAGCACAACTTGCTGGACGAGAACCAAAGAAAGTTATTGTTGTTCCTGGAAAAATCGTTAATATAGTTGGTTAAAGGTACAGCCTTTTTAAGTATTAGCTTGTTTGTGAAGAATTGCTTTCGTGCTAAATATTTAATTTACCAGATAGAAAGAACACAACAAACTTAGAGTTTTGCAGTTTAAACCCTAAGTTTGCTGTGTTTCTATGTAGTTTTCAGCTACTTAACCATTCAATAGATTACAGTTCTGTACCTGCGATTTTTTTTGAAATAAATCTCTGTGAATCTCTGTGTTTCTTTGTGAGTCTCTGTGTAATAACTTTGGGTCAAGTAAATTTCATGGGAATTAAGCAAATAATTTTTCTAATCTGAAGAGGAAAAATTGAGTATCTCTCACGCCTCTTTGGTTTGGTCTAAAGAGTTTTATTTTGGAATTAAAAGACTCTGCATTTGCATTAGTACTCCTATTGTTAAAGAAATTCAGAATAGTTTCCAAATGATATTTAATACTGTTAACAGCTATATTTAGAAACCTATGGACTTTCAGTCCATAGTGGTTTAGTTTTCAAGTTTGAGTAAGAATTCCGCCAACTTTCTAAATTCAGTTTCCGAAATTTTGGGATTGAGTGATAATTTCACCATTTTGTTTTCAGTTCGGAAACTTCGAAAAAGTAATTTTTCATGTTTTGTAAACTCAACATTTTGCTAAAATTCCGATTAGCGAGAGAGTGTTCCACAATTTTTAAATTCCTTTTTTAGTTTTAAAAACTCAATTTTCAATTCAGGTTTTGAGTGAGCTAGCTATATTTGGCAACGTGTTTGTGTAAGAATAGTTGCGATTTTGTGCACGAGGAATTTCAGCATGAAATTCAGAAGTGCGCAAAATTGCAACTACTTTCGGTTAGGCTAAAATAGCAATTATTTTTATACTTTAGTTAGCAAAAGTTTTACCATTCGATTTCAAATTCAACTTCTAAATCAATATTTTCTTTTTTTAATATTACCTTATTTGGTTTGTCTTGAATGTAATCTTTAAAATTAAATTCAATAGCAAAAGGTGGGCCTAAAAGAAGATCCTCAACCAAACCATTATCATCAATATCTGCTAAACTAAATGTCATTATAAAATTTGGATTAACATTTAAATTTTCATTATTCAAGTTCCAATTCAAGTTACCTTGATTTATTAAAGTTTCAGATTTATACCAAATAGATCTTTCGTATAATACTTC from the Polaribacter cellanae genome contains:
- a CDS encoding transposase; amino-acid sequence: MKVHRFLNIAVNSIKYHLETILNFFNNRSTNANAESFNSKIKLFRPNQRGVRDTQFFLFRLEKLFA